The Geothrix sp. DNA segment GCCGCGGACGGCCACGGTGGTGGACTTCTCGTTGACCGCCATCTTGCAGATGGGGTCCTTGGTGTTGGTGGCGGGCTTCGCCTTCTCGGCCGCCGGCGCGGCCAGCAGGGCGAGGGAGAGGAGCGCGGTGTGCAGCATGGGGCCTCCGGAAGGCCCCAGTGTAGCGGACCGCCCTGCGACCTTCTGTCGCAGGGCTGCCGCCGGGCCATCTGGCTACTTCTTCGCGTTCCTGGGCGTGCCGTCCTTGGCCAGGTACTTGTCCGGGTCCTTCAGCAGCTTGGTATCGCACCCGGCGCAGCAGATGCGGTACTCGCGGTCGCGAACCACCACGGTCTTGGACTTCTCGCTCACCTTGCCGCCCAGGACGGGGCAGGCAGTGTTGGTGGCGGGGGCGGGCTTGGCGGCTGGCGCCGCCAAGATAGCAAGGGAAAGCAGGGTGGCAAGCATGGTGGCTCCTGTAAGTGGTTTTTCTGACTCAGGCTTCGACAGAAGCCTGAGCCTGGAGGGGAAGAGAACGCCTCTTCCAGAGGAAATAGATCGCGGGATAGACCAGCAGCTCCAGCAGGAAGCTGGTGGCCAGGCCGCCCACCATGGGCGCCGCGATGCGCTTCATGACGTCGGCGCCGGTGCCGGTGCTCCACATGATGGGCAGCAGGCCCATGAAGGCCGCGAAGACCGTCATGGCCTTGGGCCGGACGCGCTTCACGGCGCCGTGGATGATGGCTTCCACCAGGTCGTCCTCGGTCTTCAGGCGGCCTTCCCGCTGGGCCTCGTCGTGGCTGAGGTCCAGGAAGAGCAGCATGAAGACGCCGGTCTCGGCATCGAGCCCCATGAGGGCGATGAGGCCCACCCACACGGCGATGCTCATGTTGTAGCCCAGCAGCCACAGCAGCCAGAAGGCGCCGATGGCGCTGAAGGGCACCGCCAGCATCACCACGGAGGCCTTGAAGGCGGACTTGGTGTTGGCGTAGAGCAGGCCGAAGATCAGCACCAGGGTGATGGGCAGGATGACCTTCAGCCGCTCCTTCACCCGGATCATGTTCTCGTACTGGCCCGACCAGGTGAGGCTGTAGCCCGCGGGCAGCTTCAGGTCCTTCTCCACGGCGGCCTTGGCGTGCTGCACGTAGGTGCCCACGTCGATCTTCGAGGTGTCGAAGTCCACCAGCACGTAGCCGTTCATCTGGCCGTTCTCGTCGCGGATCATGGCGGGCCCGTTGGCCCACTTCAGGTCCGCGATCTCCTCCATGGGGATCAGGGCGCCGCCCGGCGTGGGGATGAGCACCCGCCGGAGGGCGTCCGGACTCTCCCGGTAGTCCCGGGCGTAGCGCACGTTCACGGGGTACCGGGCCCGGCCGTCGAAGATGGTGCTCTGGTTGTCGCCGCCGATGGCGGTCATCACCAGCATGTTGGCCTGCTCGACGCTGAGGCCGTAGCGGGCCAGCTGCTCCCGCTTCAGCACGAAGTCCAGGAAGTAGCCCTGGGCCGTGCGCTCCGCGAAGGCGCTGCGGGTGCCGGTCACGCCCTGCAGGATGCGCTCGGCGTCCACGGCCACCTTCTGGATGGTCTCCAGGTCCGCGCCGTTGATCTTGATGCCCACGGGCGTGCGGATGCCGGTGCTGAGCATGTCCAGCCGGGCCTTGATGGGCATGGTCCAGGCGTTGGGGATGGCCGGCAGCCGCACCACGCGGTCCAGCTCGGCGACGATCTCCTCCTGGGTCAGCCGATCCCGCCAGATGGGCCGCAGGACGGCCTTCAGGAAGTCCGGGGCCCAGGCGCTGAACCACCGGGGCTTCTCGCGCCACTGGTCTTCCGGCTTCAGGACGATCACGGTCTCCATCATGGAGAACGGGGCCGGATCCGTGGCCGTATCGGCGCGCCCCGCCTTGCCGAAGACCTTGTCCACCTCGGGCACGGTGCGGATCAGGCGGTCCTGCACCTGGAGGATGCGCTGGGCCTCGGTCTGGCTCAGCCCCGGCAGGGTGGAGGGCATGTAGAGGATCGTCCCCTCGTTCAGGGGCGGCATGAACTCGCTGCCCAGGCTCACGAAGGCGGGGATGGTGGCGAGGACCAGCAGGAAGGCCACGGCGATGGTGGCCTTGGCGTGCCGCACCACGAAGCGGCAGGGCCCTTCGTAGATGCGGTGGAGGAACACGCTGATGGGGTGCTTCTCCTCCGCGTAGTACTTGCCGACCACGACCTGGGTGGCGGTCCAGGCCAGCCACCTGGGCTTGAAGCTGAAGGGCTCCACCCGCGCGAACATCATGCGCATGGCCGGGTCGAGGGTCAGCGCCAGCAACGCCGCGATGCCCATGGCGAAGTTCTTGGAATAGGCCAGGGGCTTGAAGAGCCGCCCCTCCTGATCGAGCAGGGTGAAGATGGGCAGGAAGCTCACCGCCACCACCAGCAGGGAGAAGAAGACCGAGGGCCCCACTTCCATCAGGGCCTCGAGCCGCACCTGGTAGAAGCTTCCGGGTTTCCCATCCTCGATCCAACGCTCGATCTTCTTGTAGGCGTTCTCCACCTCCACGATGGCGCCGTCCACCAGCACGCCGATGGAGATGGCGATGCCGGCCAGGCTCATGAGGTTGGCGTTCTGGCCGATGCCGAACATGGGGATGAAGGCCAGGGCCACGCTCACGGGGATCGTGATGATGGGGACGATGGCCGAGGGGATGTGCCAGAGGAAGACCAGGATGATGATCGACACGACGATCATCTCCTCGATGAGCTTGTGCTTCACCGTCTTGATGGCGTTGTGGATCAGCTCGGACCGGTCGTAGGTCGTCACCACCTCCACGCCCTCCGGCAGGCCCTGCTTCAGCTCGGCGATCCTGGCTTTCACGCGCTCGATGACGTTCAGGGCGTTCTCGCCCTGGCGCATGACCACGATGCCGCCCACCACGTCGCCCTGGCCATCCAGATCCGCCAGACCCCGGCGCATCTCGGGGCCAAGGGTGACGGTGGCCACGTCGCCCAGCCGCACGGGGGTGCCGTTCTCGGCCTTGAGCACGGCCTGTTCAAGATCCCAGGTGGTCTTCACGTAGCCCCGGCCCCGGACCATGTACTCCCGGCCGCTGTATTCCACGAGACGCCCGCCTCCCTCCGAGTTGGCCGCCTTCACCGCCCCGATGACGGCGTCGATGGGGATCCGGTAGGCCGCCATCTT contains these protein-coding regions:
- a CDS encoding efflux RND transporter permease subunit, producing MSGHAGYDPEHPTFLQRIIRFSAENRWLVMAASVVLIVMSFWTMRNIPMDALPDLSDTQVIIYSKWDRSPDLVEDQVTYPIVTSLLGAPKVKAVRGLSDFGFSYVYVIFEDGTDIYWARSRTLEYLSKITSNLPAGVQTSLGPDASSVGWVYQYALVDKSGKHSTDELRSLQDWFLRYAIQSTPGVAEVATVGGQAKQFQVQLNPNKMAAYRIPIDAVIGAVKAANSEGGGRLVEYSGREYMVRGRGYVKTTWDLEQAVLKAENGTPVRLGDVATVTLGPEMRRGLADLDGQGDVVGGIVVMRQGENALNVIERVKARIAELKQGLPEGVEVVTTYDRSELIHNAIKTVKHKLIEEMIVVSIIILVFLWHIPSAIVPIITIPVSVALAFIPMFGIGQNANLMSLAGIAISIGVLVDGAIVEVENAYKKIERWIEDGKPGSFYQVRLEALMEVGPSVFFSLLVVAVSFLPIFTLLDQEGRLFKPLAYSKNFAMGIAALLALTLDPAMRMMFARVEPFSFKPRWLAWTATQVVVGKYYAEEKHPISVFLHRIYEGPCRFVVRHAKATIAVAFLLVLATIPAFVSLGSEFMPPLNEGTILYMPSTLPGLSQTEAQRILQVQDRLIRTVPEVDKVFGKAGRADTATDPAPFSMMETVIVLKPEDQWREKPRWFSAWAPDFLKAVLRPIWRDRLTQEEIVAELDRVVRLPAIPNAWTMPIKARLDMLSTGIRTPVGIKINGADLETIQKVAVDAERILQGVTGTRSAFAERTAQGYFLDFVLKREQLARYGLSVEQANMLVMTAIGGDNQSTIFDGRARYPVNVRYARDYRESPDALRRVLIPTPGGALIPMEEIADLKWANGPAMIRDENGQMNGYVLVDFDTSKIDVGTYVQHAKAAVEKDLKLPAGYSLTWSGQYENMIRVKERLKVILPITLVLIFGLLYANTKSAFKASVVMLAVPFSAIGAFWLLWLLGYNMSIAVWVGLIALMGLDAETGVFMLLFLDLSHDEAQREGRLKTEDDLVEAIIHGAVKRVRPKAMTVFAAFMGLLPIMWSTGTGADVMKRIAAPMVGGLATSFLLELLVYPAIYFLWKRRSLPLQAQASVEA